GGAGGTTCTCGCTGCGCAAGATCGTCGGCCTGGGGCTGCTGAGCGCATTCAACTCAATCGCGCGTCGTTAGCGCCACCACCGACTCGACGTGTATTGTCTGCGGGAACAGGTCCACCGGCTGCACCGGGCCGATGTCGTATTCGGCGGACAACGCCGCCAGGTCCGCCGCCAGCACCCACGGGTTGCACGAGACATAGACGATGCGCCGCGGGCGCATCTCCAGCAGCCGCCGCACCACGCGCGGTCCGCAGCCCGGCCGCGGCGGGTCGAGGATCACAACATCGGGGACCTCGCCCCGGTGATCGCGCAGATACGCGCGCGCGGTCGCGCACTCGAAGCGCACGTTGGCGATTGCATTCGCCGCCGCGTTGTCGCGGGCGCCGGTCACCGCCGCCGCCACCGATTCGACGCCCACCACCTCGCGCGCCCGCGCCGCCAGGGCGAGACCGATGGTCCCGACGCCGCAGAACATATCGAGCAGACATTCCGCGCCTGCCAACTCCGCCGCTTGCGCCACCAGCTCCACCAACCGCGACGCCATGGCGCCGTTAGGTTGAAAGAAAGACTGCGGCGACAAGTGGAAGGTCAGCCCGGCGGCGCGCTCCCGCACCATCGCTTCGCCGGCGAGCACCTCGACGCGCTCGTACAGCACCGCCGCCGCGGGCCCGCTGTGGATGGTGCGCACGACCCCGCTGGGCGCAAAGGGGGCCAGCGCGTGCAGCAGCTCGCGGGCGGGCGGCGGCCCCTGCGCCGTGACCAGGTTCACCAGGAAATCGCCGGTGGAGCGGCTCTCGCGCAGTGCCAGGTTGCGCAGAAACCCCTGGTGCCGTCGTTGGTCGTACGGCGCCATCCCCGCCTGCACCGCCCACTGCCTGACTGCCAGCGCCGCCCCCATCGCGCGCTCCGAGCACAGCCAGCAATCCTCGATCTCGATCCGTCGCCACCACTTCCGTTTGGGGCTGTAGCCCAGGATCAGCGCGCCGTCCTCGCGCCGATCGAACGTCATCTCGACCTTATTGCGATAGCGCCACTGCTCGTGCGCGGGCGCGACCTCGAGGACGGGAAGCAGCGACGTCTGCGGGTGCTGCGCCAGCGCCGCCGCGACTAGCTGCCGCTTGAGCCGCAGTTGAGCCGGATAGAGCAGGTGCTGCAAGTCGCAGCCGCCGCAGTCGCCGAAATGGCGGCAGCGCGGGGCGACGGTTTGCCCGGGGCGCGCCGCCTCGCGGATCATCCGCGCAAGGGCCTGTTGCTCGCGTTTGACCGCCATGTGGGTATCGCCCAGAAGGGGTAGCGGATCCCGCACACCCTCTCCATTGTGCCACAGACTTTGCCGCCGGGCAAACCCGTGCTATACTGCCGACACACCATGCGCGCCAACGTCACATCGCCGCCCGAGCTGCGCCGGCTGCTGGCCGACTACGGCATCCGCCCGGCCAAGCGCCTGGGCCAGAGCTTCCTCATTGACGCCAACGTCGTGGCCAAGATCCTGGCCGCGGCGGCCATCGGCGGGGACGACAGCGTGTTCGAGGTCGGCGCGGGCGCGGGGGCGCTGACGGTGGCGCTGGCCGCAAGCGCGCGCCGCGTGGTGGCGCTGGAGCTCGATCGGCGGCTGGTGGAACTGCTGGATGAGGTCCTCGGCGACGCGCCCAATGTCAGCGTGGTGCAGGGGGACGTTCTGGCGGCGGACGTGGAGGCACTGCTCGGGGGCGGAAGCTGGAAGCTGCTCGCGAACCTGCCCTATTCGGTGGCGGGCCCGGCCATCGCGCGGCTGATGCAGCATGCGGGGAGGTTTTCGCTGATGGCGCTGATGGTGCAGCGCGAGGTGGCGCAGCGCTGTGTGGCCGCGCCCGGGAGCAGACAGTACGGGGCGTTGTCGGTGATGGTGCAGGCGCGCGCGCGAGTGACGATCGCGGGGCAGGTCGCGCGCACCTGCTTCTATCCGCAGCCGCGGGTGGATTCGACGCTGGTGCGGTTGGAGCCGCGCGAGCGATGCCTGGTGGCGGTGCATCTGGAGCCGGCTTTTCGGGCGCTGGTGCGCGGGGTTTTCCGGCAGCGGCGCAAGATGATGCTCAACGCGCTGGCGGGCGCGTCGGAGCTGGGGCTCACGCGGCAGCAAGCCCGGCAGGTGCTCGAGGCCGCGGGTATCGAGGCGGAGCGCCGGCCGGAGTCGCTGTCGGCCGAGGACTTCGCGGCGCTGGCGCGGGCGCTGAGCGCCGCGGGCGCATAGGCTCAGTGCACGGTGTCGCCCGAGTCAACGACGAAGGAGCCGGAGCCGACCGATGCCAGCGGGTCGCCGCGCGCCTTGCGTTCCTCGTCAATGCGCGTCAGCAAGGGCTCGGGGATGACGATGGGAGCCTTGGCGCGCAGGGCGATGGCGATGCCGTCGCTGGGGCGGCAGTCGAGCTCCTTGCGGTTGCCGTCGGCGACGAGGATGAGCCGCGCGAAGTACGTGTTGTCATGGACGTCATTGATGATGAGCCGCTCGACCTTGACCTCGAGCTCGGCCAGCAGGTTGCGGATGAGATCGTGCGTCATCGGCCGCGGGAGCTGGCGCTTCTCCAGCTCCGCGCTGATGGCGACCGCCTCGGCGGGCCCGATCCAGATCGGCACCGACCGCTCGCCGGACTTGTCCTTGAGCACCACCACCGGTACGTTGTTATGATCGAGGGCTACGCCCTCGACCTTGAGCTCAACCATCGCCGATTCTGAACTCAAGCCAGGTCTCCCCCGGGCGGACGCGCCTCGCGGTGACCGCGCAACGGCCGCCACTGGTCAGCATAGCCCAAGGCTGGAGGCGTGTCAAGGAGCGGACCAGGATGGGTGTGACTCCGAAAAGTGGGGATCGGCAGAATCTACTCCTCCCCCTTTCAGGGCTTAGCATTACCCACTTCCTGCGGGGGCCCTTCTCACCAGGCGGGTAATCCAAGGGGCGCGCGGTCCTGTAGACCACGCGATTACTCGCGCCTTCCACGAGAAGGCGCGCCCGGTTCAGAAACTGGAAACTGGGGACAGTTCCCTATTTATTTGTTGGGGCAAGCGCTGCGAGGTGGCAAGAAGTGCCCGGAAAAAAAAGGAACTGTCCCTGCTCGCCCGGCCTACCTCTGTGCTCTCGGTGTCCTCTGCGGTGAAATCCCGGTCCCGGTCACAGCAGCGGATGCTCCGCCATCGCCTTTAGCCGTCGCCAGCGGCGCTCGACCTCGGCCTCGAACGCCGCCAGCACTTCCCCGTGCTCGGGCTGGGTCAGGTGGCGCGTCTTGCCCATCATCCCCAGCCAGTCCGACGCCGGAATGCGTTTCCCCTCGGCCTCGGGATCGTAGTTGAGCCGGGTGATTCCGTGCTCGATCTCGTAGATGGGGAAGAAGCAGCAGTCCACCGCCGCGTGCACCACCTTCATCCCCAGCCGCTCCGGGTAGCGCCAGCTCAGCGGGCAGGCGCTCAGGAACTTGCCATAGACAAACCCCTCGTTCTTCGCGTACCACTGCGCCTTGGCGCCCTTCTCGGTGAGGTCGCGCTTGAGGCCCTCGACGCTGGTGAAAATATAGGGTACGTGACAGCCGGCCATGATCTGCGCGGTGTCCTTGTGCTGGAAGCGCTTGCCGGTCTGGCGGGGCCCGACGCGGCTGGTGGAGGTGGCATGGCCCAGCGGCGTGGCGTAACTCTGCTGGTTGCCGGTGTTCATGTAGCCCTGGTTGTCGTATTCGAGGATGATGAGGGGATGCCCGCGCAGGGCGGTACCGATGGTGGGGCCCATGCCGATGTCCATGCCGCCGTCGCCGCTGACCATGACGAAGGTGAGGTCGAGGTCCGCCGGCAGCTCGCCGCGGCGCTTGCGCTCGCGGAACATCTCGACCACCCCCGACAGCGTCGCCGCCCCGTTCTGGAAGAGGTTGTGGATATAGGTCACGCGATGCGCGCTGAAGGGGTAGCCGGTGGTGACGACCATCGCGCAGCCGGTATGGAACAGCACCACGATGTGGCCGCTGATGCCGCGGAAGAACTGGTTGAGACCGGGGAAGATGCCGCACCCCGGGCACGCGCCGTGGCCGGGGGCGATGCGCTTGGGTATGGCCGTCAGTTCGCGCAGGGAGGGGACGTGCGACTTGATCTCGCCCGTCTCCTCGTCGCGCTCCACGCGCAGGCCGGGCAGGTTCGTCGCCTCGACGTTGATCGGGCCCCGCTGGCGCATGATGTGGCCGGGCTTGCCGGGGGTCGCGCCGAGGTAGTCGAAAGGCTTCGCAATCGCCCCCGACTCCGCCGCCGCCAGCGCTTCGCGCAGCAGGTCCTCCGCCTCATCAATGTAGAACTCGCGACCGCCCAGGCCGTAAACTCGTGCCAGGCACAGCGCGCGATTGTCGGGATCGTCCTTGAGCGCGGCCTTGACCTCCAACGCCAGGTTGCCGCCGCCGGCGCCGCAGGAATCCGCGCGGTCGGCGATGATCACCGCCTTCGCCCCGTGCAGGGCCTCCCGGATCTCGGTCGCCGGGAACGGCCGGAAGACGTTGGGGCTGACCACGCCGACCTTGAGCCCCTGCTGGCGCAGGCGGTCGGCGGCGTCCTTCGCCGTCTCCGCCGCCGAGTTGAGAAGCACTAACACCGCCTCAGCGTCGTCGGTCAGGTAGCAGTCCACCACTGGGTAGCGGCGGCCGCTGAGCGCCGCGTACTCGGCGAGCACCCGCGGCAGCGCCGCCCGCGCCGCCTCCATCGCCAGGTGCTGCTGGTACTTGTTGTTGATGAGGTCGAGGTTGTTCATGTAAGGGCCGATGGTCACCGGGTGCTCGGGGTCCACCACGGTGATAGGCGTGTTGGGCGCGCCCAGCCAGTCGCGGACGACCTGTGCGTCGGCGAAGTGGCGCACCCGCCGCTTCTGGTGGCTGGTGAAAAAGCCGTCGTAAGCCACCATCACCGGCAGGCGCACCTCCGCCAGCTCCCCCAGCTTGACCGCCACCAGGTTCATGTCGTACACCGCCTGCGGGTCGCGCGCCAGCAGCATGATCCAGCCCGCGTTGATGGCCATCATGATGTCGGAGTGGTCGCCGAGGATGTCCAGCGGCCCGCTCACCGCGCGCGTCACCACGTTGAGCACCATCGGGAAGCGCGTCCCCGCCTGCACCGGCAGTTGCTCCAGCGAATAGAGCAGCCCCTGTGACGAGGTCGCATTGAGCACCCGGCCCCCCGCTACCGCCGCCCCATAGCAAATGCCCGCCGCCCCGTGCTCGCCGTCGGCGGGGATCATGCGGATCTCGTGCTCGCCGCCGGCGTACATCTCGTCGAGCTCCTCCGCGATCTCGGTCGAGGGGGTGATCGGGTAGTAGCCCATGACGTGGTAGTTGACGTGCTTCGCCGCCAGCGCCGCCATCTCGTTGCCGGAGCGGAAATCGGTCGCCTGGGCCAGCGGTGGGGCTGTCGGCAGCTGCGCTGCGCTGTAGGCTGTCGTTGACATATCACCCATCTCCTTACCGTTATTGGCCGTCTGACAGTTACCCGCTTTGCGCTATTGCGCGGGCGAGACTCTTCGCTAACGCGGCTAGGTCGCGGAGCGACCGCCGTGGCGGCCCTCCGGGCCTAGCCACTCACACTGACAACGGTCTGGTGGTGGCATTCTGAACGGAGCGTGCTCGCGCGAGTCGCGCGGCCGCGCGAAGTGAAGGATCTCGCTGCGGCCTGATCGGAAACTGGGTAACCTCAGATTGGCCGTATCTTGACGCGCCTCGCCAGGGGCGGTAGAATAGCTTTGCCATGGCGACCACTGCGAAGGCGGCTAAGAAGTCCCGGGAATACGTGGTGGACCAGGACGGACGCCGCAAAGCAGTGCTCCTGCCCGTCGAGGAGTATGAGGCGCTAGTCCAGGCCGCCGAGGACCTCGAGGACATCCGCGCGGCGGACGAGGCGCGGGCGGTAGGCGGCGAGCTGGTCCCGCTTGAGGTCGTCGAGGCCCGTCTTCGCGCCGAGGGCAAGCCGCGCTGATGCGCGTAGTCCTCTCGCCTGCGGCAGACCGCGATGCCGATCACCTCGCTCCGGATATGGCAGAGCGTGTTCTGGCCGCGCTGCGCGGCCTCCGCGAGAATCCGCGTCCGCATGGTTCCCGGTTGCTTCGCGATCGTGAACCGCGCACCTGGCGCCTGCGCGTCGGCGACTGGCGCATTCTTTACGACGTTGACGACGCGGAGGGAATCGTGACGATTCTCCGCATCCTCCATCGCAGTCGAGCCTACTGACATCCCTGCTCCCGACCCGCCGAGCAGCAGCGGTCACGCTTCAGCGGCTTCGTTGCACGCAGATCAGCGACGTGGCTCATGGTACTCGTATCCCCGCTGGTCATGCCACGCCGCCGCGTCCG
This genomic stretch from Armatimonadota bacterium harbors:
- a CDS encoding thiamine pyrophosphate-dependent enzyme, yielding MAALAAKHVNYHVMGYYPITPSTEIAEELDEMYAGGEHEIRMIPADGEHGAAGICYGAAVAGGRVLNATSSQGLLYSLEQLPVQAGTRFPMVLNVVTRAVSGPLDILGDHSDIMMAINAGWIMLLARDPQAVYDMNLVAVKLGELAEVRLPVMVAYDGFFTSHQKRRVRHFADAQVVRDWLGAPNTPITVVDPEHPVTIGPYMNNLDLINNKYQQHLAMEAARAALPRVLAEYAALSGRRYPVVDCYLTDDAEAVLVLLNSAAETAKDAADRLRQQGLKVGVVSPNVFRPFPATEIREALHGAKAVIIADRADSCGAGGGNLALEVKAALKDDPDNRALCLARVYGLGGREFYIDEAEDLLREALAAAESGAIAKPFDYLGATPGKPGHIMRQRGPINVEATNLPGLRVERDEETGEIKSHVPSLRELTAIPKRIAPGHGACPGCGIFPGLNQFFRGISGHIVVLFHTGCAMVVTTGYPFSAHRVTYIHNLFQNGAATLSGVVEMFRERKRRGELPADLDLTFVMVSGDGGMDIGMGPTIGTALRGHPLIILEYDNQGYMNTGNQQSYATPLGHATSTSRVGPRQTGKRFQHKDTAQIMAGCHVPYIFTSVEGLKRDLTEKGAKAQWYAKNEGFVYGKFLSACPLSWRYPERLGMKVVHAAVDCCFFPIYEIEHGITRLNYDPEAEGKRIPASDWLGMMGKTRHLTQPEHGEVLAAFEAEVERRWRRLKAMAEHPLL
- a CDS encoding bifunctional nuclease family protein, yielding MSSESAMVELKVEGVALDHNNVPVVVLKDKSGERSVPIWIGPAEAVAISAELEKRQLPRPMTHDLIRNLLAELEVKVERLIINDVHDNTYFARLILVADGNRKELDCRPSDGIAIALRAKAPIVIPEPLLTRIDEERKARGDPLASVGSGSFVVDSGDTVH
- a CDS encoding type II toxin-antitoxin system RelE/ParE family toxin, translating into MRVVLSPAADRDADHLAPDMAERVLAALRGLRENPRPHGSRLLRDREPRTWRLRVGDWRILYDVDDAEGIVTILRILHRSRAY
- a CDS encoding type II toxin-antitoxin system Phd/YefM family antitoxin, with the translated sequence MATTAKAAKKSREYVVDQDGRRKAVLLPVEEYEALVQAAEDLEDIRAADEARAVGGELVPLEVVEARLRAEGKPR
- the rsmA gene encoding 16S rRNA (adenine(1518)-N(6)/adenine(1519)-N(6))-dimethyltransferase RsmA produces the protein MLYCRHTMRANVTSPPELRRLLADYGIRPAKRLGQSFLIDANVVAKILAAAAIGGDDSVFEVGAGAGALTVALAASARRVVALELDRRLVELLDEVLGDAPNVSVVQGDVLAADVEALLGGGSWKLLANLPYSVAGPAIARLMQHAGRFSLMALMVQREVAQRCVAAPGSRQYGALSVMVQARARVTIAGQVARTCFYPQPRVDSTLVRLEPRERCLVAVHLEPAFRALVRGVFRQRRKMMLNALAGASELGLTRQQARQVLEAAGIEAERRPESLSAEDFAALARALSAAGA
- the rlmD gene encoding 23S rRNA (uracil(1939)-C(5))-methyltransferase RlmD — its product is MAVKREQQALARMIREAARPGQTVAPRCRHFGDCGGCDLQHLLYPAQLRLKRQLVAAALAQHPQTSLLPVLEVAPAHEQWRYRNKVEMTFDRREDGALILGYSPKRKWWRRIEIEDCWLCSERAMGAALAVRQWAVQAGMAPYDQRRHQGFLRNLALRESRSTGDFLVNLVTAQGPPPARELLHALAPFAPSGVVRTIHSGPAAAVLYERVEVLAGEAMVRERAAGLTFHLSPQSFFQPNGAMASRLVELVAQAAELAGAECLLDMFCGVGTIGLALAARAREVVGVESVAAAVTGARDNAAANAIANVRFECATARAYLRDHRGEVPDVVILDPPRPGCGPRVVRRLLEMRPRRIVYVSCNPWVLAADLAALSAEYDIGPVQPVDLFPQTIHVESVVALTTRD